In Onthophagus taurus isolate NC unplaced genomic scaffold, IU_Otau_3.0 ScKx7SY_16, whole genome shotgun sequence, the genomic stretch AAGGCACTTTACCTAATGCACAAGAAGTTTTCGCTTCAGTGTCAACAAACATTtgtcttttaaaatttgaaaatatgttcaaaattagtctttaaccAAGCAGGGATgaaccccaaaagatgacaattaatatcgaaaaaaatttacattttataagagtcgtttcacctatccggggacacactgtatatgatGCTTTATTACAGTATTGACCATCTTTATATCGACAATGTATCAACTCTAGCgcttcggccgcaagcgacctcggctttttttaattataggaCGCTTTATTCTAGTATTGACAAAGTTTGTgataatatcatatcaactccagtgcctcggccgcaagcgacctcggcgtttTGGGTATATATGATGCTTTATTACAGTACTGACCATTTTTATGTCGACAACATATCAACtctagcgcctcggccgcaagcgacctcggcgtttTCAATAtatgtaatgttttttttatagtgTTAATCACGTTTGTGTCATTGTCATATCAACTTCCAGCGCCTCGGCGTTTTGCATATATATGATACTTTATTATAGTCTTGACCATATTTCTGTCGATATTATCACATTTCTAAAAGATTCTTAAGATAAGTTGAGGACTCAACAACTTTTAATACAGagtttgatttttaatattttagaaaaattaatttttatttgttttagtacATTTGTTTGTTCGATATTATTAAATGGTCTTAATTAACTGCGTTCTTCCTCCAAGTAAATCCTCCTTAGGGAATACTAATCAAAGGACGTTGTCCTTTTTTCATCCAATTATTTCGGAATTAAGTTTgcaaataacaaatattacaAACAACTTACCATCTCCCACAACGAAATTttctttacaaattaaaaacccacacaaaattaattttacaagaaaGTTATTAACCATGTTTTTTGTCATTTTACAAACTCATTTTAATACGAtaacgatttaatttaatagtaattattaataattaaaatttactttgaAGCGAAGTTCATTAACGGCTCCTATTTAGTTTAGCTTCGCGAAGAAGTGGTTCCACGAAACACGTTCGAACTTGACTGGCGGCGTTTATAAACCACGCACGAAAACAACCAAAacgattttcgttttcaataaaaagtaGGGCTAAGAAATTTACCGAAAATATTAACATTAGGATTATAGATTATTACTCAAGGttgatgtttatttaaaatctcgTTTAATAATCGCGATTGtttaactatttaatttaactattattattacgaCGCAACTAAAAGacgattttaaaactttttcgaatttaatttcgatttcGATTGggtaataaaatcgattttaaaagtttgtgtaaatatttagatgaaacttttttttaatgaggattttaatagatttttttatcatttttagaGTTGATTGCTTACTAAAAGCATGCTAAAAGCAGACTGGGGAGAAGCGAAAAGTTCTTGTTGATGCTGATCAAAATGCGCATGATCTAAGTTTCAAGATGATGCGGAGAAGATTAGATTTATTAAAGgtaagattttttaagtttattttaattaaattaaaaaaattttaattatttaaaaaaattaattaaaattaaaaaaattagggCGACATCTATGATTTAATAGACTTATTTTTAGCCGAGTTTCAAACCAAAATTAAAGGgtacaaataaaaatcgttttaagtcaaaatttttaatgaattaattttaaaaaacatccaATTTCTTGAAGCTTCCGGCCATTTCGGGTTCTTCATCTAAATATTTAGCTTTCCCCCCGACGCGTTTAGTTTCATCTGCGATTTCTTTCTCATCTTCGCGCAAAAATTGTTGGTTATCCACCAAGGATTTGTTCACCTCTTTTTGCATCGCCACCAAAGATTCATTTTGTCCCGAATACTCGCTTGGTAAAGCATCTTTAGGGATGAACTCGAATAATCCATCAACCGAAGTGTGGAGGTGAagctaaataaattttttaattaaatattttattaatttgaaataattttaacttacCGCGTCTAAAATGTCTTTGTTGATGAAAGATTTCACTAAATTTAGAAGTTTTTGGGCCAAAGCGCTTACATTGACGATGTGGATCTCTTTGGTCCTGATTGGGAGGGCTTCCTGTTGATTGAGTTGCGTTATATAATGAGTTAACACTTTTGTGTCTTATCTTAAGATTAAAATCGGAAAGATTATCTCACCTGAAGGAAATACATGTATTTTCTGGTCACGTTGATGTTAACTTTAGCGATATGGCTCAAACTGAGCCCTTCCATATCGATGACCAAAACGTGCCCCTCGCAAGTTCCTAATTGGGCCAAAAGCACGCTTAGGACCATATCGAAGTATTTAATAACCTCCAAGTTGCTGAAGTTATCGCTGTTTTTGTCCATCAATTTGCAGAATAAAACGGTGTACCCATTTTTGCTCTTTTTAGGCAATAACGTGGCAGTTACGATGCTCATGATGTCTTTAACCGAATCAACGGTTCTGTTTGCAAAAATATCGGGGCATTGGGCTTTAATCGTGTAATATTTATCGATGCAAGTCTTGGTTGCCTCCAAGCGATAATAATTACTTTGCAAAAATTGGATCAATTTTAcctctaaaattattttaaataactttattttattttaaattaaaataaatcttttcttACCGGAAATTTTGGGTAAATGAGGTTGTTTTTTAGCCCACTCCTCCAAAGCCTCGACATCTTCCTTACGGATCTTTTTGTCTTTATTATATTCGCTTTCGGCGGTTGCGAATTGTGTCATTTTGAGAAGTCGTCGAACTCGAATCGAATCGATTTGAACAATGATCGATATTCGAAGCTTGAGTCGAGGTATTATCCACTTTTTcggcttttaaattttaatataaagataAGATACACAATACAGTAGAAAAACGAATATAATACGCGATTGTTTAAAGAGAGGGGTCCAacgttcaaaaattctctCGATATTTTTTCGCCCCCACCCAACAAACaatctttaaagtttaagtaatcgaaatttattgtttctttctttttttttaagcgAGATTAAATTGCATTGATATTTCTTGCACGTTCACTTTGAAACGGGTTACAATTCGGtgataattttgtattaatagaGTGAGTAAAGGTGGAAAGGgaataaatttgcattaataagtctcattaattgtttattgCGACATTATTTGAAAGGAAGGTATTTTAATcgatgtttaattttttgaatgatcCCTCAACACCGAAAATATCTCCAGCGTTTTTTGGCTTCCCCGGGCGCTTTGATTCATcggttattaatttttcttcttcgatAAAGTAATCTGCATTCTCTAAAAGCAGCTCTCtttgtttttctgcaaaaaaattcgaaataaacgtcaaaaattattttatttttaatcaatttactTGCTAATTCTTGAAAACTCTCGGCATTTCCACCATAATCTTTCGGTAAACACGATTGAGGGACGTATTTGTATAAAGTTTCCAAATCGGAGTGAAGTTGTagctaaaattaattgttttttagtgtattaacgtcaattttgacattgacaGATGTCACATCCGCCATTTTGACTCTATTAGATTAAGcgtcaaaaatgctttaatttgatacccaacaACCCATATTTACGAACAAAGATATATATAAATCcgccattttgatttttaaattattttttttaactgtaaaacgtcaaaatcgtaaaaaatcctttaatttgatacccaacaTCCCATATTTAcggaaaaaaatacataaaaatccgccattttgtttttctaattattttttttattttaaaaacgtcaaaatcgtAATAAGcacaaaaaatcctttaatttgatacccaacaTGACTaggttatttcttattaataaagctaaaattttgacaaataacATTGACAGATGTCATGTAcgccattttgattttgtggTTAATCGATTAAGcgcaaaaaatcttttaatttgatacccaacaTGACTAGGTtactatttattaataaatgttgaaattttgacacatGACATTGACAGATGTCACCTTCACCTTTTttatattgataatttttaaccaattatgcataaaaaatcgttttattttaatatcaacccTAATTGGGttactttttatttgattcaaattaatttcgaCATTGACAGATGTCATACCtgccattttgattttgtgattttattcGATTAAGCATAAAAAATGctataatttgataccaaacatgactagattatttcttattaaaaaagtttaaattttgacatacgACATTGACAGATGTCACTTtaaccattttatttatattgatacattttaatcaattatgtataaaaaataatttaatttggtACCAAACTCAACCTAATCGAgtttcttattaataaaagtttaaattttgacatatgacATTGACAGATGTTACTTGAATGATcagatgacattttaaaaccattaaattttcaaaatcgtaATAAGCATAaataatcctttaatttgatacccaacaTGACTaggttatttcttattaataaagctaaaattttgacaaataacATTGACAGATGTCATGTAcgccattttgattttgtggTTAATCGATTAAGcgcaaaaaatcttttaatttgatacccaacaTGACTaggttattaataaaagtttaaattttgacatatgacATTGACAGATGTCACCttgacaatttttatattgataaattttaatcaattatgcATAAAGAatccttttattttaatatcaacccTAATTGGGttactttttatttgattcaaattaattttgacattgacaGATGTCATACCGGCCATTTTGATtctgtgattttttttgattaagcataaaaaatcctataatttgataccaaacatgactagattatttcttattaaaaaagtttaaattttgacatatgacATTGACAGATGTCACTTtaaccattttatttatattgatacattttaatcaattatgtataaaaaataatttaatttggtACCAAACTCAACCTAATCGAgtttcttattaataaaagtttaaattttgacatatgacATTGACAGATGTTACTTGAATGATcagatgacattttaaaatcattaaattgtcaaaatcataataagtataaaaaatcctttaatttgatgcctttttgtattaaataacataaccttaaaaatgacattgacagccgccatctttaattttatttttttgggtaACTTAACGAATATTTAAGATAAAGTGGCCGTGTTTGGACTTAAATAactcgatttttaattttaaatcgattgaaaacaattttaaaaattatactatattttatttcaaatatcataacctaaaaaaatgaCATTCACATCCgccatctttttttttttctaattttttgcGTATCTTTGTCAATTCGTAATTGGGTTATGATCGGttactttttatttgattaaaattaattttgacattgagAGATGTCATATCcgccattttgattttttaattctcttAAATTGAGcgtaaaaaatcatttaatttgatacccaacaTGATTAGGTTATTtcttatcaataaaaataaaaattttgacatttgacattgACAGCTGTCACGCcattttgatattgaaaaattttaataaaaaactttcattTTGATACCAAACGTGATCAGagcatatttaaaattattaatctcggataaaaattaactttgacatttcaaaatagtatgttgtaattttgacatctgtcaattaaaaaaaaaattaaatttattcaattgtTCCTTAATTATCCTAATTggtgtaaaattaaataatttttaaatttaaccgagTAGAATATGtcattttcaagatggcgtAAGTGACATCTGTCAAtcttaaatgtcaaattttatttttcactaAGCATTTTATTTCTATGTAATACTTAGTTGAagttaaacgattttttataataaattgtgCTCTTATTCAATATGGCGCTTGTCAAATTAACAACTGTCAATGTCAAATGTCACATAAAATCTTTCATGAAATAAGAGAGAACTAAGCTGCTTCTCTTTGGCATTCAATTAcagtttttttatgaataataataacaaatttgtcaaaatcaaaatggcgtctgtcaatgtcaaatgtcaaatttgaacttttatcaaatattacaatatataatcgtgtttgatatcaaattaaaggattttttaatcaCAATTAAATAGGagtcttaaaattaaaaatggcgTATTTGACATCTGTCAATGTCAAATGTCACTTTTATATAATAAGAGATAAcctagtcgtgtttggtatcaaattaaatgatttttcaagaCGAACTAAATCGAATTTGAACAATTTAAGATGGCGTATTTGACATATGTCAATGTCAGATGtaacttttatataataagAGATAAcctagtcgtgtttggtatcaaattaaatgatttttcaagCCGAACTAAATCGAATTCGTAAAATTTAAGATGGCGTATTTGACATATGTCAATGTCAAATGtaacttttatataataagAGATAAcctagtcgtgtttggtatcaaattaaatgatttttcaagCCGAACTAAATcgaatttgtaaaatttaagaTGGCGTATTTGACATATGTCAATGTCAAATGtaacttttatataataagAGATAAcctagtcgtgtttggtatcaaattaaaggattttttacgcTTTATCGAATggaatcaaaatttaaatactttatttaattttttttttaaacttaccaCTTCTAATAACTCTTTTTTCATAAACGGTTTAATAAGGGCCATTAATTTATCAATCCACGAtggaatattaataaaatgcaACCCTTTCATCCTCACAGGCATGCAatcttgtaaataaaaaaagaatttttttaagtgaAGCGGATTCAACTTGGTTAAATGGGCGAAAGTCGCCCCTTGCATATCGGTGACGATAATTAACCCTTTATGGGTTCCCTCCAGGTGTAACATTAACATCGAGGCCATATCGAAAGCTTTGACTTGGGTCGGAAAAGAGTATTTATCCACGTCGGTGTTTATAAGTCGGGCGTAAATCACTTTGTAGCCCTCGTTGGGTGTTAAAAGTTCCAAAGGGCGGTAAAGTACCAAATCGATTACTTCTTTATGATTTTCTTTTGGGTTGcgtttcgaaaaaaattctgGGCAATGGCCTCGAACGGTGTAAAAGTTTTCGATGCATGTTTTTGTTGGTTCTAATTTGTAATAACAGCTGTGgaggaataaaattaattggagctctaaaataaaaaattaaattaaattaattaattaaattaattaagaattacCGTTAATTTTGGGTAAATGCGGTTGCTTATTAATCCACTCCGTTAAATATTTAACATCATCCTTATTtagttctttatttttttcgtattCATTTAAAGTTGAAGCCAtacttgaaaattattttccgttgaaataaaattcttttgtgATAAAGTTGTTTGTTCGCTACTATTTTACCTCTCTCGAATCGGAACACAATGcatatataattttagttaCGACCTGTTCAATTCAATGTCAGGAATTTAACTCTTTTCAATCACGCTATTCTCTATTTCGTGCTGTTtacgacttttttttttatttaatttctttattttaagccaaattaaattttctaagtCTTCTTTTCAACGAAGCTAATCCGGTTAGATTCGCTTTACAAATGGCTTATTCCTTCGGTGACAATGCGATTTTTATTGTTAGTCAATTTAGAAGTTAAAAATGCTCAATTTAAGCCttaattagaatttaatttggGATGATTAAGTGAACGcgaattgaattaattattatttttctattttttgatttaatttcttaaattaaataatttttttgttttaaatagcagataatgaaattatttttgttatttattgtttacttTATATCTAATCTTAAAAGcactcaaaaaaattatcgattacgTATTGCATGAATGCATCAGATTTCgagttaaattttttctaaaacttgCGTGATGGGTTTCAAATTCGCTGTCGTCGATAACGAGTacaaaaaattagatttattaaaaaaggaagATGTTAATCGGCTAGAACAATGGTATAATAAGCAACAACacttaccaaaaataaacGGCAAGTATAATAAATTCGCACTTATAACAAATTACTTAACAGATTCCTATTTttagaactaaaattaatcttttttttgcaAAGTTGCGATTATAATTTGGAACAAACTAAAGTATGCATCGAAAATTATTACCAAATACGGGCAAAGTGCCCGGAAATTTTCGCTAATCGAAGTTACGATGCGATTAAACATTGCTTAGACCACGTGTAAGTCTTTAAATgagtttaaaatcaaaaagataacttaaaatgctttaatttgatacccaacaTCCCATATTTAcggaaaaaaatacataaaaatccgccattttgtttttttgattattttaaaaattgtaaaaacatcaaaatcgtaataaacacaaaaaatcctttaatttgatacccaacaACACATATTTAcggaaaaaaattacataaaaatccgccattttgattttttaatttttttttaactgtaaaacgtcaaaatcgtaaaaaatcctttaatttgatacccaacaTCCCATATTTAcggaaaaaaatacataaaaatccgccattttgtttttctaattatttctttttattttaaaaatgtcaaaatcgtaataaacacaaagaatcctttaatttgatacccaacaACCCATATTTACGAACAAAGATATATATAAATCcgccattttgatttttaaattattttttttaactgtaaaacgtcaaaatcgtaaaaaatcctttaatttgatacccaacaTCCCATATTTAcggaaaaaaatacataaaaatccgccattttgtttttctaattattttttttattttaaaaacgtcaaaatcataataagcacaaaaaatcctttaatttgatacctaACAACCCATATTTAcggaaaaaaaaacataaaaatccgccattttaattttttaattattttttttaattgtaaaaaacgCCAAAGtcgtaataaatacaaaaaatcctttaatttgacatcCAACATCCCATATTTAcggaaaaaaatacataaaaatccgccattttgtttttctaattattttttttattttaaaaacgtcaaaatcataataagcacaaaaaatcctttaatttgatacccaacaACC encodes the following:
- the LOC111418693 gene encoding alpha-tocopherol transfer protein-like, whose product is MTQFATAESEYNKDKKIRKEDVEALEEWAKKQPHLPKISEVKLIQFLQSNYYRLEATKTCIDKYYTIKAQCPDIFANRTVDSVKDIMSIVTATLLPKKSKNGYTVLFCKLMDKNSDNFSNLEVIKYFDMVLSVLLAQLGTCEGHVLVIDMEGLSLSHIAKVNINVTRKYMYFLQEALPIRTKEIHIVNVSALAQKLLNLVKSFINKDILDALHLHTSVDGLFEFIPKDALPSEYSGQNESLVAMQKEVNKSLVDNQQFLREDEKEIADETKRVGGKAKYLDEEPEMAGSFKKLDVF
- the LOC111418694 gene encoding alpha-tocopherol transfer protein-like codes for the protein MASTLNEYEKNKELNKDDVKYLTEWINKQPHLPKINELQLILFLHSCYYKLEPTKTCIENFYTVRGHCPEFFSKRNPKENHKEVIDLVLYRPLELLTPNEGYKVIYARLINTDVDKYSFPTQVKAFDMASMLMLHLEGTHKGLIIVTDMQGATFAHLTKLNPLHLKKFFFYLQDCMPVRMKGLHFINIPSWIDKLMALIKPFMKKELLEVLQLHSDLETLYKYVPQSCLPKDYGGNAESFQELAKKQRELLLENADYFIEEEKLITDESKRPGKPKNAGDIFGVEGSFKKLNID